In Pseudomonas fluorescens, one genomic interval encodes:
- the gcbA gene encoding diguanylate cyclase GcbA has translation MTEPEDPSRERLKHHFAQRVIHQARQILEIWQRLQRSEWSTADLAELSEANLRLLRFAERFEQPEHTQLARHIGQSLEAVDANRGRLSSGLITDLNRLMQRLSRTGLRHGDQLDQTFLPPLRKPIYVMLQDHDRAERLAKQLEFFGLTAQALDSVAAFRSSMVERLPAAIVMDVDFSGAGVGLQLAAEAQVGLEEPLPLLFFSLHETDTPTRLAAVRAGGQEFLTGTLEASSLLEKIEVLTCVAQYEPYKVLIIDDSRAQALHTERLLNSAGIVTRTLIEPIQAMAELADFQPDLIILDMYMPACTGTELAKVIRHNDRYVSVPIIYLSAEDDLDKQLDAMSEGGDDFLTKPIKPRHLITTVRNRAARARNLKARMVRDSLTGLYNHTHILQLLEDCSFRARRENKPLSFAMLDIDHFKRVNDSHGHPMGDRVIKSLALFLKQRLRKTDFIGRYGGEEFAIVMPDTDIEAAHKVLDEIRQRFAEIHYPAQPHDLWCTFSAGVVEMHEDSDSLMMASQADEALYRAKGAGRNRVQTARDSKQSATFSSESTDSVITL, from the coding sequence ATGACCGAGCCAGAAGACCCCAGCCGTGAGCGCCTCAAGCACCACTTTGCCCAGCGGGTAATTCATCAGGCACGTCAGATTCTTGAGATATGGCAGCGCCTGCAACGCAGTGAGTGGTCCACCGCCGACCTCGCCGAACTGAGCGAGGCCAATCTGCGCCTGCTGCGTTTTGCCGAGCGCTTCGAGCAGCCCGAGCATACGCAACTCGCGCGTCATATCGGCCAGTCGCTGGAAGCGGTGGACGCCAATCGCGGACGCCTGAGCAGCGGTCTGATCACCGATCTCAATCGTTTGATGCAGCGTCTGTCGCGCACCGGTCTGCGCCATGGCGATCAACTCGACCAAACCTTCCTGCCGCCGCTGCGCAAACCGATCTACGTCATGTTGCAGGATCACGACCGCGCCGAGCGGCTGGCCAAGCAGCTGGAGTTTTTCGGCCTGACCGCGCAGGCGCTGGACAGTGTCGCGGCGTTTCGCTCCTCGATGGTCGAGCGCTTGCCCGCCGCGATCGTCATGGACGTGGACTTCAGCGGCGCAGGCGTCGGCTTGCAGCTGGCTGCCGAAGCCCAGGTCGGCCTGGAAGAACCGCTGCCGCTGCTGTTTTTCAGCCTGCACGAAACCGACACCCCGACCCGCCTCGCCGCCGTGCGCGCCGGCGGCCAGGAATTCCTCACCGGCACCCTCGAAGCGTCGAGCCTGCTGGAGAAGATCGAAGTCCTGACCTGCGTCGCCCAGTATGAACCTTATAAAGTGCTGATCATCGACGACTCCCGCGCCCAGGCCTTGCACACCGAGCGCCTGCTCAACAGCGCCGGAATCGTCACGCGCACCCTGATCGAACCGATCCAGGCGATGGCCGAACTGGCGGACTTCCAGCCGGATCTGATCATCCTCGACATGTACATGCCGGCCTGCACCGGCACCGAACTGGCCAAGGTCATCCGCCACAACGACCGCTACGTCAGTGTGCCGATCATTTATCTTTCGGCCGAGGACGATCTGGATAAACAGCTCGACGCCATGAGCGAGGGCGGCGACGACTTCCTGACCAAACCGATCAAGCCTCGGCATCTGATTACGACTGTGCGCAACCGCGCCGCCCGCGCGCGCAATCTCAAGGCACGCATGGTCCGCGACAGCCTCACCGGCCTGTACAACCACACGCACATCCTGCAATTGCTCGAAGACTGCTCGTTCCGCGCCCGTCGCGAGAACAAGCCGCTGAGCTTTGCCATGCTCGACATCGACCACTTCAAGCGAGTCAATGACAGTCACGGCCATCCGATGGGCGACCGAGTGATCAAGAGCCTGGCGCTGTTCCTCAAGCAACGCCTGCGCAAGACCGACTTCATCGGCCGGTACGGTGGCGAAGAATTCGCCATCGTCATGCCCGACACGGATATAGAAGCGGCGCACAAAGTGCTCGACGAGATCCGCCAGCGCTTCGCCGAAATCCACTACCCGGCGCAACCGCACGATTTGTGGTGCACCTTCAGCGCCGGCGTGGTGGAAATGCACGAGGATTCCGACAGCCTGATGATGGCCAGCCAGGCCGACGAAGCGCTGTACCGCGCCAAAGGTGCCGGACGCAATCGAGTGCAGACCGCGCGCGACTCAAAGCAAAGTGCCACCT
- a CDS encoding DUF2333 family protein, producing MLDWKNRAGSAPERAAEPKSATRSYVGGLLFSRALATLIGIYLLVTIGLGWYWSQEPALFPVAQNAQAAAEKEGKQMVVGYTTVETLKTVAGTLLNKPGGYISNDRFPPGLWMDNTPSWEYGVLVQVRDLTRALRKDFARSQSQSAEDADLAKAEPRFNFDNKSWILPSSESEYQEGINSLSRYQARLSDPTQKNALFYARADNLNNWLGDVGTRLGSLSQRLSASVGRVKLNTALKTEVPAVGEVPQVDEEVVETPWMQIDNVFYEARGQAWALSHLLRAIEVDFADVLAKKNATVSVRQIIRELEASQEPVWSPMILNGSGFGVLANHSLVMANYISRANAAVIDLRQLLNQG from the coding sequence ATGCTGGACTGGAAGAACCGCGCGGGCAGCGCGCCTGAACGTGCCGCTGAGCCGAAGTCGGCCACCCGCAGCTATGTGGGCGGGCTGTTGTTCAGCCGCGCGCTGGCCACGCTGATCGGCATTTATCTGCTGGTGACCATCGGCCTGGGCTGGTACTGGAGCCAGGAGCCGGCGCTGTTTCCGGTGGCACAAAACGCCCAGGCGGCTGCCGAGAAAGAAGGCAAGCAGATGGTCGTCGGCTACACCACGGTCGAAACCCTCAAGACCGTTGCCGGTACGTTGCTGAACAAACCTGGCGGCTACATTTCCAACGACCGTTTTCCGCCTGGCCTGTGGATGGACAACACACCGAGCTGGGAATACGGCGTGCTGGTGCAGGTGCGTGACCTGACTCGTGCCCTGCGTAAGGACTTTGCCCGTTCGCAGTCGCAGTCGGCCGAAGATGCCGATCTGGCCAAGGCCGAACCGCGTTTCAACTTCGACAACAAGAGCTGGATCCTGCCGTCGAGCGAATCGGAATACCAGGAAGGCATCAACTCCCTGAGCCGTTACCAGGCGCGTCTGTCTGATCCAACGCAGAAAAACGCCTTGTTCTACGCCCGCGCCGACAACCTCAACAACTGGCTGGGCGATGTCGGCACCCGTCTGGGTTCGCTGTCGCAACGCCTGTCCGCCAGTGTCGGCCGGGTGAAACTCAACACCGCGCTGAAAACCGAAGTGCCGGCGGTTGGTGAAGTACCGCAGGTTGACGAGGAAGTCGTCGAAACCCCGTGGATGCAGATCGACAATGTGTTCTATGAAGCGCGTGGTCAGGCCTGGGCGCTGTCGCACCTGTTGCGCGCCATCGAAGTGGACTTTGCCGATGTGCTGGCGAAAAAGAACGCCACGGTCAGCGTGCGTCAGATCATCCGTGAACTGGAAGCATCGCAGGAGCCGGTCTGGAGCCCGATGATCCTCAATGGCAGCGGCTTCGGCGTGCTGGCCAACCACTCGCTGGTCATGGCCAACTACATTTCCCGGGCCAACGCTGCAGTGATCGATCTGCGTCAATTGCTCAATCAGGGCTGA
- a CDS encoding NUDIX hydrolase: MVDSAKEAAHRAASDAEQIAWVDEQDNLLGALVRADLRERGLIGRGTYIMLFNSAGELCVHRRTLSKAIYPGYWDVAAGGMVQADETYAESAARELEEELGVSGVELTAHDHFFFEDTGNRLWCSAFSAVWDGPLKLQPEEVLEARFIPVDQVMLEIQQKPYCPDSLAALKRYLKAQQSGVAKNT; the protein is encoded by the coding sequence ATGGTCGATAGCGCCAAAGAGGCGGCGCACCGCGCCGCCTCCGATGCCGAACAGATCGCCTGGGTCGACGAGCAGGACAACCTGCTCGGCGCCCTGGTGCGGGCCGATCTGCGTGAGCGCGGGCTGATCGGGCGCGGCACCTACATCATGTTGTTCAATTCCGCTGGTGAGCTCTGCGTACACCGGCGCACCCTGAGCAAGGCGATCTATCCCGGTTACTGGGATGTGGCAGCCGGCGGCATGGTGCAGGCCGATGAGACCTACGCCGAATCGGCGGCCCGCGAGCTGGAAGAGGAATTGGGCGTGAGCGGGGTGGAGCTGACCGCCCACGATCATTTTTTCTTCGAGGACACCGGCAATCGCCTGTGGTGCTCGGCATTTTCCGCGGTGTGGGACGGCCCGTTGAAACTGCAGCCTGAAGAAGTGCTGGAAGCACGCTTTATTCCGGTCGATCAGGTAATGCTGGAAATCCAGCAAAAGCCTTACTGCCCGGACTCTCTGGCCGCGTTGAAGCGCTATCTGAAGGCTCAACAAAGCGGCGTCGCAAAGAACACATAA
- a CDS encoding translation initiation factor Sui1 — protein sequence MAKKAASFAALGGLVFSTDAGRHCPECSKPVDACICKQTVIPAGDGIARVRRESKGRGGKTVTTITGVPLAEDALKELATTLKKRCGTGGALKDGIIEIQGDHVELLLAELIKHGFKAKKSGG from the coding sequence GTGGCCAAAAAAGCCGCATCCTTCGCCGCCCTTGGTGGCCTGGTATTTTCCACCGACGCAGGTCGTCATTGCCCGGAATGCAGTAAGCCGGTGGACGCCTGTATCTGCAAACAAACCGTGATCCCGGCCGGGGACGGCATTGCCCGCGTGCGTCGCGAGAGCAAGGGCCGTGGCGGCAAGACGGTGACCACCATTACCGGCGTGCCATTGGCCGAAGACGCCCTCAAGGAGCTGGCGACAACGTTGAAGAAACGTTGCGGCACCGGTGGGGCGTTGAAGGACGGAATCATCGAAATCCAGGGCGATCATGTCGAGCTACTCTTGGCTGAGCTGATCAAACACGGTTTCAAAGCGAAGAAGTCCGGCGGCTAG
- the speA gene encoding arginine decarboxylase: MSVRRTRKDDGSQWTVADSRSVYGIRHWGAGYFAINDAGRVEVRPNGPSSSPIDLFEQVDQLRKSGLSLPLLVRFPDILQDRVRQLTGAFDSNIERLEYQSKYTALYPIKVNQQEAVIENIIATQNVSIGLEAGSKPELLAVLALAPKGGTIVCNGYKDREFIRLALMGQKLGHNVFIVIEKESEVGLVIEEAASLKVKPQVGLRVRLSSLASSKWADTGGEKSKFGLSAAQLLSVVERFRAAGLDQGIRLLHFHMGSQIANLADYQHGFKEAIRYYGELRNLGLPVDHIDVGGGLGVDYDGTHSRNASSINYDMDDYAGVVVGMLKEFCDAQSLPHPHIFSESGRSLTAHHAMLVVQVTDVEKHNDEIPLIENKENLPETVQWLVDLLGPTDIEMVTETYWRATHYMSDVASQYADGKLTLAEKALAEQCYFAVCRRLHNSLKARQRSHRQVLDELNDKLADKYICNFSVFQSLPDTWAIDQVLPIIPLHRLDEEPLRRAVLQDLTCDSDGKINQYVDEQSIETSLPVHGLNEGEDYLLGVFLVGAYQEILGDMHNLFGDTDSVNIYQNADGSVYHAGIETHDTIEDMLRYVHLSPEELMTHYRDKCASARISASERTQFLDALRLGLTRSSYLSS; the protein is encoded by the coding sequence ATGTCCGTACGACGCACACGTAAAGACGATGGCAGCCAATGGACAGTTGCGGACAGCCGCAGTGTTTACGGGATTCGCCATTGGGGGGCCGGGTATTTCGCGATCAATGACGCCGGTCGCGTCGAAGTTCGTCCGAACGGCCCGAGCAGCTCGCCTATCGACCTGTTCGAACAAGTCGACCAACTGCGCAAGAGCGGCTTGTCCCTGCCGTTGCTGGTACGTTTCCCCGACATCCTGCAAGACCGTGTCCGTCAACTGACCGGTGCTTTCGACTCGAACATCGAGCGCCTGGAATACCAGAGCAAGTACACCGCGCTGTACCCGATCAAGGTCAACCAGCAAGAGGCGGTGATCGAGAACATCATCGCCACCCAGAACGTTTCCATCGGTCTGGAAGCCGGCTCCAAGCCTGAGCTGCTGGCGGTGCTGGCACTGGCGCCGAAGGGCGGCACCATCGTCTGCAACGGTTACAAGGACCGCGAGTTCATCCGTCTGGCGCTGATGGGGCAGAAGCTCGGCCACAACGTGTTCATCGTCATCGAGAAAGAATCCGAAGTCGGCCTGGTGATCGAAGAAGCCGCCTCGCTCAAGGTCAAGCCACAGGTCGGCCTGCGCGTGCGCCTGTCGTCGCTGGCATCGTCGAAGTGGGCGGACACCGGTGGCGAGAAATCCAAGTTCGGTCTGTCGGCGGCGCAACTGCTGTCGGTGGTCGAGCGCTTCCGCGCTGCCGGCCTGGATCAGGGCATTCGTCTGCTGCACTTCCACATGGGTTCGCAGATCGCCAACCTGGCTGACTACCAGCACGGTTTCAAGGAAGCGATCCGTTACTACGGCGAGCTGCGCAACCTTGGCCTGCCGGTCGATCACATCGACGTCGGCGGCGGTCTGGGTGTCGACTACGACGGTACTCACTCGCGCAACGCCAGTTCGATCAACTACGACATGGACGACTACGCCGGTGTCGTGGTCGGCATGCTCAAGGAGTTCTGCGACGCGCAGAGCCTGCCGCATCCGCACATCTTCTCCGAAAGCGGCCGCTCGCTGACCGCGCACCACGCGATGCTGGTGGTGCAGGTGACCGACGTCGAGAAACACAACGACGAAATCCCGCTGATCGAAAACAAGGAAAACCTGCCGGAAACCGTGCAGTGGCTGGTGGACCTGCTCGGCCCGACCGATATCGAGATGGTCACCGAGACTTACTGGCGCGCCACGCACTACATGAGCGACGTGGCTTCGCAGTACGCCGACGGCAAACTGACCCTGGCGGAAAAGGCCCTGGCCGAGCAGTGCTACTTCGCTGTGTGCCGTCGCCTGCACAACTCGCTCAAGGCACGTCAGCGTTCGCACCGCCAGGTGCTCGACGAACTCAACGACAAGCTGGCCGACAAGTACATCTGCAACTTCTCGGTGTTCCAGAGCCTGCCGGACACCTGGGCGATCGATCAGGTACTGCCGATCATCCCGCTGCATCGTCTGGATGAAGAGCCGCTGCGTCGCGCCGTGCTGCAAGACCTGACCTGCGACTCCGACGGCAAGATCAACCAGTACGTCGACGAGCAGAGCATCGAGACCAGCCTGCCGGTGCACGGTCTGAACGAAGGTGAAGACTATCTGCTCGGCGTGTTCCTGGTCGGCGCCTATCAGGAAATCCTCGGCGACATGCACAACCTGTTCGGTGACACCGACTCGGTGAACATCTACCAGAACGCCGATGGCAGCGTGTACCACGCCGGTATCGAGACCCACGACACCATCGAAGACATGTTGCGTTACGTGCACTTGTCGCCGGAAGAACTGATGACCCACTACCGCGACAAGTGCGCCAGTGCCCGCATCAGTGCCAGCGAGCGTACGCAGTTCCTCGATGCCTTGCGTCTGGGCCTGACCCGTTCCTCCTACCTGTCTTCCTGA
- a CDS encoding contractile injection system protein, VgrG/Pvc8 family, producing the protein MFESVNEPSFRLDVTGLPEPFEVLAFTGSEGISEPFAFDIDLLINDPQLDLAGLLFRSAFLQFGPGHNGLSGQLQSVVQHEHDQGARLCRVTLGPKLSCLALRFSQRIFSSQCVPKILAQVLKEHGIVGAQRRFDLQCEYPVHTFCTQCRESDLQFVQRLCAQARIHYYFEHRPDGHCLVFVDDPGRFPVAGAASVDDGASTPAVRRWQMQVDASDVDAGSAQAGKAYGHSDLPTLRAAQWLALTAHPFAECNRRWLLSRIEHRADPASEPSYSNRIVAAAQAQLPTLTSTCARPRMHSLQRAWVVTVDEPQPDDQRPVAVQFDWLYQGEGAAASHCWLPLAAALSDASLTSLREGVEVVVSFHEGDPDQPVISGVLQEPAVVEDCEAPLALPDVLPSAGLAQWLKSAEPLLLLCLMPGGGSYNHCTASICSCRLVASLDQDGAA; encoded by the coding sequence ATGTTCGAATCAGTCAACGAGCCGTCGTTTCGTCTCGATGTAACGGGGCTGCCCGAGCCCTTCGAGGTGCTGGCCTTTACCGGAAGTGAGGGCATCAGCGAACCCTTCGCCTTTGATATCGATCTGTTGATCAATGATCCGCAACTGGACCTGGCCGGCCTGCTTTTCCGCTCGGCGTTCCTGCAGTTCGGTCCCGGACACAATGGCCTGAGCGGGCAATTGCAGAGTGTCGTTCAGCATGAGCACGATCAGGGTGCCCGATTGTGTCGAGTGACACTGGGACCGAAGCTGAGTTGTCTGGCGCTGCGTTTCAGTCAGCGGATCTTCAGCAGTCAGTGCGTGCCGAAGATCCTCGCGCAGGTGCTCAAGGAGCATGGGATCGTTGGTGCGCAACGGCGTTTTGATTTGCAGTGCGAATACCCGGTGCACACTTTCTGCACCCAGTGCCGGGAGTCGGACCTGCAATTCGTGCAGCGGCTGTGCGCGCAGGCGCGGATCCACTACTACTTCGAGCACCGGCCGGACGGACACTGTCTGGTCTTTGTCGATGATCCAGGGCGTTTTCCCGTGGCCGGCGCGGCGTCTGTGGACGATGGCGCGAGCACCCCGGCGGTAAGACGCTGGCAGATGCAGGTGGACGCCAGCGATGTGGACGCGGGTTCGGCGCAGGCCGGCAAAGCTTATGGCCACAGCGATCTGCCGACCTTGCGCGCCGCGCAGTGGCTGGCGTTGACCGCGCATCCGTTTGCCGAATGCAACCGCCGCTGGTTGCTGAGCCGGATCGAGCATCGTGCCGATCCTGCCAGCGAGCCGTCTTACAGCAACCGGATCGTCGCCGCTGCCCAGGCGCAACTGCCGACATTGACGAGCACCTGTGCCAGGCCGCGCATGCACAGTCTGCAACGTGCATGGGTAGTGACGGTCGATGAACCGCAGCCCGACGATCAGCGGCCGGTGGCGGTGCAGTTCGACTGGCTTTATCAGGGCGAAGGCGCTGCCGCCAGCCACTGTTGGCTGCCGCTCGCAGCAGCGTTGAGCGACGCCTCACTGACATCGTTGCGTGAAGGCGTTGAAGTGGTGGTGAGTTTTCATGAAGGCGATCCGGATCAGCCGGTGATCAGTGGTGTGCTGCAGGAGCCGGCGGTGGTCGAAGACTGCGAAGCGCCATTGGCGCTGCCGGACGTGCTGCCGAGCGCGGGCCTGGCGCAATGGCTCAAGTCTGCCGAACCGCTGTTGCTGTTGTGTCTGATGCCCGGCGGCGGCAGTTACAACCACTGCACGGCGTCGATCTGCAGTTGCCGATTGGTCGCGTCGCTGGATCAGGACGGCGCCGCTTGA
- a CDS encoding DUF4123 domain-containing protein, giving the protein MSGVGFAPQVQWLLLDGADAQQALATLRQGFASVRCTRLFQGTEFQAVSEHGPLLVDLHDCPALAALCQHDPQTWRGLLFASDASQAVMLSHLRRMLTVSFGLNHRALLGYYNRQTASYFFDACDAADLSRWLGPIRLLRWFGGTWADLAIGSQGWQQLRNPQWAVEPLGIDESLTHRQRERLQSCLLEQHIWRWCQSMGTDYARMASHVQEGLSLGFSDRTVLDGWLWLRLQHPRAVLPDVPDGLSQQERLEHVRRQWQNDQS; this is encoded by the coding sequence TTGAGCGGCGTCGGCTTTGCCCCGCAGGTACAGTGGCTGTTGCTTGATGGCGCCGATGCGCAGCAGGCGTTGGCGACATTGCGCCAGGGGTTCGCCAGCGTACGTTGCACGCGGCTGTTCCAGGGCACCGAGTTTCAAGCGGTAAGCGAGCACGGTCCGCTGCTGGTCGACCTGCATGACTGCCCGGCACTGGCGGCGCTGTGTCAGCATGATCCGCAGACCTGGCGCGGGTTGTTGTTCGCCAGTGATGCCTCGCAGGCAGTAATGCTGAGCCACCTGCGACGGATGCTGACGGTCTCGTTCGGGCTCAATCACCGTGCCTTGCTCGGTTATTACAACCGCCAGACGGCAAGTTATTTCTTCGACGCCTGTGACGCCGCCGACTTGAGCCGCTGGCTCGGGCCGATCCGCCTGCTGCGCTGGTTTGGCGGCACCTGGGCCGACCTCGCCATCGGTAGTCAGGGCTGGCAGCAACTGCGCAACCCGCAGTGGGCGGTCGAGCCGCTGGGGATCGACGAAAGCCTCACCCATCGTCAGCGCGAACGTTTGCAAAGCTGCCTTCTGGAACAACACATCTGGCGCTGGTGCCAATCAATGGGAACCGACTACGCGCGCATGGCCTCCCATGTGCAGGAGGGGCTGAGCCTGGGTTTCAGCGACCGTACGGTGCTGGATGGCTGGTTGTGGCTACGCTTGCAGCATCCCCGAGCGGTATTGCCAGACGTGCCGGACGGGCTGAGCCAGCAGGAACGGCTCGAGCATGTGCGGCGACAGTGGCAGAACGATCAATCTTGA
- a CDS encoding alpha/beta hydrolase, with protein MTNPLWQRFGAVLGGFLLLVLTGCSPVKVLNALTPDDTFHKTAGIAYGDDPRQKLDVYVPRQPLEDAPVVVFFYGGSWNSGDRGDYAFVGEALASRGIVAVLADYRLYPQVRYPLFLEDSARAVAWTRAHIREFSGNPQRLYLMGHSSGAYNAAMLALDPGLLGAVGMTPKDLSGWIGLAGPYDFLPIKNPQVRPVFFWPDSPPQSQPINHVRAGEPPALLIAATKDNLVNPTRNTAGLAKKLREVGVPVQDLYYSRPNHVTLVATLSRPLRRLAPVLDQVVAFVKHTPAQ; from the coding sequence ATGACAAATCCTCTGTGGCAGCGGTTCGGCGCAGTCCTCGGCGGGTTTCTGCTGCTGGTGCTGACGGGATGTTCCCCGGTCAAGGTGCTCAATGCGCTGACCCCCGACGACACGTTCCACAAAACCGCCGGGATTGCCTATGGCGATGATCCTCGACAGAAGCTCGACGTCTACGTGCCGCGCCAGCCGCTGGAGGACGCGCCGGTGGTGGTGTTCTTCTACGGCGGCAGCTGGAACAGCGGTGATCGTGGCGATTACGCGTTTGTCGGCGAGGCGCTGGCGTCGCGGGGAATTGTCGCGGTGCTGGCGGATTATCGGCTCTACCCGCAGGTGCGCTATCCGTTGTTTCTTGAAGACTCGGCGCGGGCGGTGGCCTGGACCCGGGCGCATATCCGCGAGTTCTCCGGCAACCCGCAACGCCTGTACCTGATGGGCCACAGTTCCGGCGCTTACAACGCGGCGATGCTGGCGCTGGATCCTGGTCTGCTCGGTGCGGTGGGCATGACGCCCAAAGACCTCAGCGGCTGGATCGGCCTGGCCGGGCCGTATGATTTTCTGCCCATCAAGAATCCGCAGGTGCGTCCGGTATTCTTCTGGCCGGACTCACCGCCGCAATCGCAGCCGATCAACCACGTCAGGGCGGGCGAGCCTCCGGCACTGCTGATCGCCGCGACCAAGGACAATCTGGTCAACCCGACGCGCAACACCGCCGGCCTCGCGAAAAAACTGCGTGAGGTCGGCGTGCCGGTGCAGGATCTGTATTACTCGCGCCCCAATCATGTGACGCTGGTGGCGACCCTGTCGCGGCCACTTCGGCGACTGGCGCCGGTGCTCGATCAGGTCGTCGCGTTCGTCAAACACACACCGGCTCAGTGA
- a CDS encoding MATE family efflux transporter, with the protein MSNLIADWRDRPTHRKVWALAAPMILSNISVPLVALVDSTVIGHLPHAHQLGAVAVGASLYTFLAWAMGFLRMGTTGFAAQAAGRSDGAALRQILLQGLLLALGLAIVLGALGVPLSGVALHFMQPSVELDQLTREFFHTRLFGLPAALASYALVGWFLGTQNARAPLAILLSTNLINIALNLWFVIGLEWGVVGSARASVIAEWSGALLGLWLTRGALRAYPGHIAWTALKVWQSWRPLLAVNRDIFIRSLALQSVFFLITVQGARLGDATVAANALLLNGLLLTAHALDGLAHAVEALCGHAIGARDRLALRRSLVVAGGWSLLASLGFAALFLLGGHLFIEMQTDIQSVRDTAFIYLPYLAVLPLIAVWSYLLDGLFIGATRAREMRNGMLLTIALLLPFAWALQGLGNHGLWITFLLFMVLRSLTLGALALWLRRNDGWFSGAAH; encoded by the coding sequence ATGTCCAACCTGATTGCCGACTGGCGCGACCGCCCGACTCACCGCAAGGTCTGGGCGCTCGCCGCGCCGATGATTCTTTCCAATATTTCCGTGCCGCTGGTGGCGCTGGTTGACAGCACCGTCATCGGCCACCTGCCCCACGCCCATCAGTTGGGCGCAGTGGCGGTCGGCGCCAGCCTCTACACGTTTCTCGCCTGGGCCATGGGCTTTCTGCGCATGGGCACTACGGGGTTTGCCGCTCAGGCCGCCGGGCGCAGCGATGGCGCGGCGTTACGGCAGATTCTGTTGCAGGGTTTGCTGCTGGCGCTGGGACTGGCAATCGTGCTCGGCGCTCTCGGCGTGCCGTTGAGCGGTGTGGCCCTGCACTTCATGCAGCCGTCGGTCGAACTCGATCAACTGACCCGCGAGTTCTTCCACACCCGGTTATTCGGGCTGCCGGCAGCGCTGGCCAGTTACGCCCTGGTCGGCTGGTTCCTCGGCACCCAGAACGCTCGGGCGCCTCTGGCAATTCTGCTGAGCACCAACCTGATCAACATCGCTCTCAACCTGTGGTTCGTGATTGGCCTGGAATGGGGGGTGGTCGGTTCAGCCCGGGCCTCGGTGATTGCCGAGTGGAGCGGCGCCCTGCTCGGCCTGTGGCTGACCCGCGGCGCATTGCGCGCCTATCCCGGGCACATCGCCTGGACGGCCTTGAAGGTGTGGCAGAGCTGGCGCCCGCTGCTGGCGGTCAACCGGGACATCTTCATCCGCAGCCTGGCGCTGCAATCGGTGTTTTTCCTGATCACCGTGCAAGGCGCGCGGCTCGGCGATGCCACGGTGGCGGCCAATGCTCTGCTGCTCAACGGTTTGCTGTTGACCGCGCATGCGCTGGACGGTCTGGCCCATGCGGTCGAAGCCTTGTGCGGCCACGCCATCGGCGCCCGCGACCGCCTCGCCCTGCGCCGCTCACTGGTGGTGGCCGGCGGCTGGTCGCTGCTGGCCAGCCTCGGTTTCGCCGCGCTGTTTCTGTTGGGCGGGCACTTGTTCATCGAGATGCAGACCGACATCCAGAGCGTGCGCGACACCGCGTTCATCTACCTGCCGTATCTGGCGGTGTTGCCGCTGATTGCGGTCTGGAGCTACCTGCTCGACGGTCTGTTCATCGGCGCCACCCGCGCCCGGGAAATGCGCAACGGCATGCTGCTGACCATCGCCCTGCTGCTGCCATTCGCCTGGGCACTGCAAGGGCTGGGCAATCATGGGCTGTGGATAACGTTCTTGCTGTTTATGGTCTTGCGCAGCCTGACCCTCGGCGCACTGGCCCTGTGGCTGCGGCGCAACGACGGCTGGTTCAGCGGTGCCGCTCACTGA
- a CDS encoding MazG-like family protein — MNLVELTERLHAIRDRNDWRQFHSPKNLAMAASVEMSELVEIFQWLTEDQSRQLPADKLAHAGQEVGDIVLYLLLLCSELGLDMNEVVRSKLADSERRFN; from the coding sequence ATGAACCTTGTTGAACTGACCGAACGCCTGCACGCCATTCGCGACCGCAATGACTGGCGGCAATTTCACAGCCCGAAAAACCTCGCCATGGCTGCCAGTGTGGAAATGTCCGAGCTGGTGGAGATCTTCCAGTGGTTGACCGAAGACCAGTCACGCCAGTTGCCGGCGGACAAACTGGCGCATGCCGGGCAGGAAGTCGGCGATATCGTCCTGTATCTGTTGCTGCTGTGCAGCGAGTTGGGGCTGGACATGAATGAAGTGGTGCGCAGCAAGCTCGCCGACAGCGAACGGCGGTTCAACTGA